One stretch of Macaca nemestrina isolate mMacNem1 chromosome 17, mMacNem.hap1, whole genome shotgun sequence DNA includes these proteins:
- the LOC105469264 gene encoding E3 SUMO-protein ligase CBX4 encodes MELPAVGEHVFAVESIEKKRIRKGRVEYLVKWRGWSPKYNTWEPEENILDPRLLIAFQNRERQEQLMGYRKRGPKPKPLVVQVPTFARRSNVLTGLQDSSTDNRAKLDLGAQGKGQGHQYELNSKKHHQYQPHSKERAGKPPPPGKSGKYYYQLNSKKHHPYQPDPKMYDLQYQGGHKEAPSPTCPDLGAKSHPPDKWAQGAGAKGYLGAVKPLAGAAGAPGKGSEKGPPNGMMPAPKEAVTGNGIGGKMKIVKNKNKNGRIVIVMSKYMENGMQAVKIKSGEVAEGEARSPSHKKRAAEERHPPADRTFKKAAGAEEKKVEAPPKRREEEVSGVSDPQPQDAGSRKLSPTKEAFGEQPLQLTTKPDLLAWDPARSTHPPSHHPHPHPHHHHHHHHHHHTVGLNLSHVRKRCLSETHGEREPCKKRLTARSISTPTCLGGSPAAERPADLPPTATLPQPEVILLDSDLDEPIDLRCVKTRSEAGEPPSSLQVKPETPASAAVAAVAVAAAPTTAAEKPPAEAQDEPAESLSEFKPFFGNIIITDVTANCLTVTFKEYVTV; translated from the exons ATGGAGCTGCCAGCTGTTGGCGAGCACGTCTTCGCGGTGGAGAGCATCGAGAAGAAGCGGATCCGCAAG GGCAGAGTGGAGTATCTGGTGAAATGGAGAGGCTGGTCGCCCAA ATATAACACGTGGGAACCGGAGGAGAACATCCTGGACCCCAGGCTGCTGATCGCCTTCCAGAACAG GGAACGGCAGGAGCAGCTGATGGGATATCGGAAGAGAGGGCCGAAGCCCAAACCGCTGGTGGTGCAG gtgcctacctTTGCCCGTCGTTCCAATGTCCTGACCGGACTCCAGGACTCCTCCACTGACAACCGTGCCAAGCTGGATCTGGGCGCGCAGGGGAAGGGCCAGGGGCATCAGTACGAGCTCAACAGCAAGAAGCACCACCAGTACCAGCCACACAGCAAGGAGCGGGCGGGCAAGCCCCCGCCGCCGGGCAAGAGCGGCAAGTACTACTACCAGCTCAACAGCAAGAAGCACCACCCCTACCAGCCCGACCCCAAAATGTACGACCTGCAGTACCAGGGCGGCCACAAGGAGGCGCCCAGCCCCACCTGCCCGGACCTGGGGGCCAAGAGCCACCCGCCCGACAAGTGGGCGCAAGGCGCGGGGGCCAAGGGCTACCTGGGGGCGGTGAAGCCCCTGGCTGGTGCGGCGGGTGCTCCAGGCAAAGGCTCCGAGAAGGGCCCACCCAACGGAATGATGCCGGCCCCCAAAGAGGCTGTGACGGGCAACGGGATCGGGGGCAAGATGAAGATAGtcaagaacaagaacaagaatGGACGCATCGTGATCGTGATGAGCAAATACATGGAGAACGGCATGCAGGCGGTGAAGATCAAGTCCGGCGAGGTGGCCGAGGGGGAGGCTCGCTCCCCCAGCCACAAGAAGCGGGCGGCTGAAGAGCGCCACCCCCCTGCCGACAGGACTTTTAAAAAGGCGGCAGGCGCAGAGGAGAAGAAGGTGGAGGCGCCGCccaagaggagggaggaggaggtgtCCGGGGTTAGCGATCCGCAGCCCCAGGATGCCGGCTCCCGCAAGCTGTCCCCGACCAAGGAGGCCTTTGGAGAGCAGCCCCTGCAGCTCACCACCAAGCCCGACCTGCTGGCCTGGGACCCGGCCCGGAGCACGCATCCGCCCTCTCACCACCCGCACCCGcacccccatcaccaccaccaccaccaccaccaccaccacaccgtCGGCCTGAATCTCTCCCACGTGCGCAAGCGCTGCCTCTCCGAGACCCACGGTGAGCGCGAGCCCTGCAAGAAGCGGCTGACTGCGCGCAGCATCAGCACCCCCACCTGCCTGGGGGGCAGCCCAGCCGCCGAGCGCCCAGCCGACCTGCCACCAACCGCCACCCTCCCGCAGCCCGAGGTCATCCTGCTGGACTCGGACCTGGATGAGCCCATAGACTTGCGTTGCGTCAAGACGCGCAGCGAGGCCGGGGAGCCGCCCAGCTCCCTCCAGGTGAAGCCCGAGACACCCGCGTCAGCGGCGGTGGCGGCCGTGGCAGTGGCAGCGGCGCCCACCACGGCGGCGGAGAAGCCTCCAGCCGAGGCCCAGGACGAACCTGCAGAGTCGCTGAGCGAGTTCAAGCCCTTCTTTGGGAATATAATTATCACCGACGTCACCGCGAACTGCCTCACCGTTACTTTCAAGGAGTACGTGACCGTGTAG